A window from Dunckerocampus dactyliophorus isolate RoL2022-P2 chromosome 15, RoL_Ddac_1.1, whole genome shotgun sequence encodes these proteins:
- the waslb gene encoding WASP like actin nucleation promoting factor b isoform X2, translating to MMSTSIMSGLQKQRQSNVGSMLLTPQENDYIFNHLGRKCISLSSAVVQVFTSDRNATWSKRCCGVACLIKDNPQRSYFIRVYDIKDGKMLFEQELYNNFSINLPRTYFITFAGDTTQVGLNFASEEEAKRFRGHVMELVGKRQRKTGPSLPMATVDIKNPEISSIQRFHSNSQVNNIMHSTFPKREKKGKGKKKRLTKADIGTPSNFQHIGHVGWDPNTGFDLNNLDPELKNLFDMCGISEAQLKDKETSKVIYDFIEKKGGVEAVKNELRRQAPPPPPSRGGPPPPPPHHTSAPPPPPPARGRGAPPPPPPSRAPVSAPPPPPPSRPGMTAPPPPPPSRGFLPPPPPPSHASTPAPPPPPPPPTAFSGGAPPPPPPPPPPGPPPPGLSMEANGSDSGPPPPGGKSALLSQIREGTQLKRVEQKERPVSSTGRDALLDQIRQGIQLKTRDDNDSPPSSVAPSAGIVGALMEVMQKRSKAIHSSDEDDDDEDDEDFEDEDEWED from the exons AGTTTGTCCTCGGCAGTGGTCCAGGTCTTCACATCAGACAGGAACGCCACATGGAGCAAGAGATGCTGCGGTGTGGCCTGTCTGATCAAGGACAACCCCCAGCGGTCCTACTTCATCCGAGTCTATGACATCAAG GATGGCAAGATGCTGTTTGAGCAGGagctttacaacaattttagcATCAACCTCCCCAGGACGTACTTCATTACGTTTGCCGGAGAT ACGACCCAAGTGGGCTTGAACTTTGCCAGCGAGGAGGAGGCCAAGCGTTTCCGGGGTCATGTGATGGAGCTTGTGGGCAAAAGACAAAGGAAAACCG GCCCCTCGCTGCCAATGGCCACCGTGGACATCAAAAATCCCGAGATCAGCAGCATTCAGCGTTTCCACAGCAACTCTCAGGTGAACAACATCATGCACTCCACCTTCCCCAAGCGGGAGAAGAAGGGCAAAGGCAAGAAGAAGAGGCTGACCAAGGCTGACATTGGCACGCCCAGTAACTTCCA GCACATTGGACACGTAGGATGGGATCCAAACACAGGCTTTGAT TTGAACAACTTGGACCCAGAGCTAAAGAACCTCTTTGACATGTGTGGCATCTCCGAGGCTCAGCTTAAGGACAAAGAGACCTCCAAGGTGATCTATGACTTCATTGAGAAGAAAGGAGGGGTGGAAGCTGTCAAAAATGAGCTACGGAGACAAG CGCCTCCACCCCCTCCATCCAGAGGCGGCCCaccgcccccacccccacaccacACCTCGGCCCCTCCACCGCCTCCACCTGCTCGCGGCCGGGGCGCCCCGCCACCCCCACCGCCCTCCAGAGCCCCCGTCTCGGCGCCGCCACCCCCGCCTCCATCCCGGCCGGGCATGACCGCTCCCCCGCCTCCTCCACCTAGCCGGGGCTTCCTGCCGCCGCCCCCGCCGCCATCCCATGcctccaccccagcaccacctccaccaccacctcccCCGACAGCATTCAGCGGCGGAGCGCCACCTCCTCCGCCTCCGCCGCCACCTCCTGGCCCACCTCCACCCGGCCTGTCCATGGAGGCTAATGGGAGCGACAGCGGGCCGCCACCACCTGGGGGCAAGTCGGCCTTGCTGAGTCAGATCCGGGAAGGCACCCAGTTGAAGAGGGTGGAGCAGAAAGAGCGGCCCGTGTCCAGCACCGGACGAGACGCTCTCCTGGACCAAATCCGACAAGGAATCCAACTTAAAACT AGAGACGATAACGACTCACCTCCTTCCTCTGTGGCCCCCTCGGCTGGCATCGTGGGGGCTCTGATGGAGGTGATGCAGAAGAGGAGCAAGGCCATTCATTCGTCAG ATGAGGACGATGACGATGAAGATGATGAGGACTTTGAAGACGAGGACGAGTGGGAGGACTAG
- the waslb gene encoding WASP like actin nucleation promoting factor b isoform X1 translates to MMSTSIMSGLQKQRQSNVGSMLLTPQENDYIFNHLGRKCISLSSAVVQVFTSDRNATWSKRCCGVACLIKDNPQRSYFIRVYDIKDGKMLFEQELYNNFSINLPRTYFITFAGDTTQVGLNFASEEEAKRFRGHVMELVGKRQRKTEKRREPPNGPSLPMATVDIKNPEISSIQRFHSNSQVNNIMHSTFPKREKKGKGKKKRLTKADIGTPSNFQHIGHVGWDPNTGFDLNNLDPELKNLFDMCGISEAQLKDKETSKVIYDFIEKKGGVEAVKNELRRQAPPPPPSRGGPPPPPPHHTSAPPPPPPARGRGAPPPPPPSRAPVSAPPPPPPSRPGMTAPPPPPPSRGFLPPPPPPSHASTPAPPPPPPPPTAFSGGAPPPPPPPPPPGPPPPGLSMEANGSDSGPPPPGGKSALLSQIREGTQLKRVEQKERPVSSTGRDALLDQIRQGIQLKTRDDNDSPPSSVAPSAGIVGALMEVMQKRSKAIHSSDEDDDDEDDEDFEDEDEWED, encoded by the exons AGTTTGTCCTCGGCAGTGGTCCAGGTCTTCACATCAGACAGGAACGCCACATGGAGCAAGAGATGCTGCGGTGTGGCCTGTCTGATCAAGGACAACCCCCAGCGGTCCTACTTCATCCGAGTCTATGACATCAAG GATGGCAAGATGCTGTTTGAGCAGGagctttacaacaattttagcATCAACCTCCCCAGGACGTACTTCATTACGTTTGCCGGAGAT ACGACCCAAGTGGGCTTGAACTTTGCCAGCGAGGAGGAGGCCAAGCGTTTCCGGGGTCATGTGATGGAGCTTGTGGGCAAAAGACAAAGGAAAACCG AGAAGAGACGCGAGCCTCCAAATG GCCCCTCGCTGCCAATGGCCACCGTGGACATCAAAAATCCCGAGATCAGCAGCATTCAGCGTTTCCACAGCAACTCTCAGGTGAACAACATCATGCACTCCACCTTCCCCAAGCGGGAGAAGAAGGGCAAAGGCAAGAAGAAGAGGCTGACCAAGGCTGACATTGGCACGCCCAGTAACTTCCA GCACATTGGACACGTAGGATGGGATCCAAACACAGGCTTTGAT TTGAACAACTTGGACCCAGAGCTAAAGAACCTCTTTGACATGTGTGGCATCTCCGAGGCTCAGCTTAAGGACAAAGAGACCTCCAAGGTGATCTATGACTTCATTGAGAAGAAAGGAGGGGTGGAAGCTGTCAAAAATGAGCTACGGAGACAAG CGCCTCCACCCCCTCCATCCAGAGGCGGCCCaccgcccccacccccacaccacACCTCGGCCCCTCCACCGCCTCCACCTGCTCGCGGCCGGGGCGCCCCGCCACCCCCACCGCCCTCCAGAGCCCCCGTCTCGGCGCCGCCACCCCCGCCTCCATCCCGGCCGGGCATGACCGCTCCCCCGCCTCCTCCACCTAGCCGGGGCTTCCTGCCGCCGCCCCCGCCGCCATCCCATGcctccaccccagcaccacctccaccaccacctcccCCGACAGCATTCAGCGGCGGAGCGCCACCTCCTCCGCCTCCGCCGCCACCTCCTGGCCCACCTCCACCCGGCCTGTCCATGGAGGCTAATGGGAGCGACAGCGGGCCGCCACCACCTGGGGGCAAGTCGGCCTTGCTGAGTCAGATCCGGGAAGGCACCCAGTTGAAGAGGGTGGAGCAGAAAGAGCGGCCCGTGTCCAGCACCGGACGAGACGCTCTCCTGGACCAAATCCGACAAGGAATCCAACTTAAAACT AGAGACGATAACGACTCACCTCCTTCCTCTGTGGCCCCCTCGGCTGGCATCGTGGGGGCTCTGATGGAGGTGATGCAGAAGAGGAGCAAGGCCATTCATTCGTCAG ATGAGGACGATGACGATGAAGATGATGAGGACTTTGAAGACGAGGACGAGTGGGAGGACTAG
- the waslb gene encoding WASP like actin nucleation promoting factor b isoform X3, with protein sequence MMFCTTFLSTPSEDLACEGGGGASPGGGGLGPASCLSSLHCLVLPQDELYPNLSENNTATAARQLSVCSEARARSFIGDMLLDASRCRERDSGGIWDRVRRRRSRSASPLPSKTPKSPCSEGVKGPSLPMATVDIKNPEISSIQRFHSNSQVNNIMHSTFPKREKKGKGKKKRLTKADIGTPSNFQHIGHVGWDPNTGFDLNNLDPELKNLFDMCGISEAQLKDKETSKVIYDFIEKKGGVEAVKNELRRQAPPPPPSRGGPPPPPPHHTSAPPPPPPARGRGAPPPPPPSRAPVSAPPPPPPSRPGMTAPPPPPPSRGFLPPPPPPSHASTPAPPPPPPPPTAFSGGAPPPPPPPPPPGPPPPGLSMEANGSDSGPPPPGGKSALLSQIREGTQLKRVEQKERPVSSTGRDALLDQIRQGIQLKTRDDNDSPPSSVAPSAGIVGALMEVMQKRSKAIHSSDEDDDDEDDEDFEDEDEWED encoded by the exons ATGATGTTCTGCACCACCTTCCTGTCCACTCCTTCCGAAGACCTAGCATGCGAAGGCGGCGGTGGAGCTTCACCAGGAGGCGGAGGCTTAGGCCCGGCTAGCTGCTTGTCATCCTTGCACTGCCTGGTTCTCCCTCAAGATGAACTTTACCCCAATCTCTCAGAGAACAACACGGCAACCGCCGCCCGTCAGCTCTCGGTTTGCTCCGAAGCGCGAGCTCGCAGCTTTATCGGAGACATGCTGCTCGATGCCAGCCGATGTCGGGAGAGAGATAGCGGGGGGATTTGGGACAGGGTGAGGAGGAGACGCAGTCGATCTGCTTCACCTTTACCCAGCAAAACACCTAAAAGTCCTTGTAGTGAGGGAGTGAAAG GCCCCTCGCTGCCAATGGCCACCGTGGACATCAAAAATCCCGAGATCAGCAGCATTCAGCGTTTCCACAGCAACTCTCAGGTGAACAACATCATGCACTCCACCTTCCCCAAGCGGGAGAAGAAGGGCAAAGGCAAGAAGAAGAGGCTGACCAAGGCTGACATTGGCACGCCCAGTAACTTCCA GCACATTGGACACGTAGGATGGGATCCAAACACAGGCTTTGAT TTGAACAACTTGGACCCAGAGCTAAAGAACCTCTTTGACATGTGTGGCATCTCCGAGGCTCAGCTTAAGGACAAAGAGACCTCCAAGGTGATCTATGACTTCATTGAGAAGAAAGGAGGGGTGGAAGCTGTCAAAAATGAGCTACGGAGACAAG CGCCTCCACCCCCTCCATCCAGAGGCGGCCCaccgcccccacccccacaccacACCTCGGCCCCTCCACCGCCTCCACCTGCTCGCGGCCGGGGCGCCCCGCCACCCCCACCGCCCTCCAGAGCCCCCGTCTCGGCGCCGCCACCCCCGCCTCCATCCCGGCCGGGCATGACCGCTCCCCCGCCTCCTCCACCTAGCCGGGGCTTCCTGCCGCCGCCCCCGCCGCCATCCCATGcctccaccccagcaccacctccaccaccacctcccCCGACAGCATTCAGCGGCGGAGCGCCACCTCCTCCGCCTCCGCCGCCACCTCCTGGCCCACCTCCACCCGGCCTGTCCATGGAGGCTAATGGGAGCGACAGCGGGCCGCCACCACCTGGGGGCAAGTCGGCCTTGCTGAGTCAGATCCGGGAAGGCACCCAGTTGAAGAGGGTGGAGCAGAAAGAGCGGCCCGTGTCCAGCACCGGACGAGACGCTCTCCTGGACCAAATCCGACAAGGAATCCAACTTAAAACT AGAGACGATAACGACTCACCTCCTTCCTCTGTGGCCCCCTCGGCTGGCATCGTGGGGGCTCTGATGGAGGTGATGCAGAAGAGGAGCAAGGCCATTCATTCGTCAG ATGAGGACGATGACGATGAAGATGATGAGGACTTTGAAGACGAGGACGAGTGGGAGGACTAG